The following proteins are encoded in a genomic region of Cyanobacteriota bacterium:
- a CDS encoding biopolymer transporter ExbD — translation MRFKSQRRASHPPQVNLTPMLDVMMTILTFFIIATMTLRTQQAVDVILPPPENVPPPPPEANLPEPMLVRLEANGVILVSGQPTDKQVLVNQMQVYLRENPKAAVVLSADPKLPYEQVVQFLGEMREIGGDRVSIAIE, via the coding sequence ATGCGATTCAAAAGTCAGCGGCGTGCTAGTCATCCTCCTCAGGTCAACTTGACCCCAATGCTGGATGTGATGATGACGATTCTTACCTTCTTCATTATCGCTACCATGACCTTGCGAACACAGCAAGCAGTAGATGTAATTTTGCCTCCACCTGAAAACGTTCCTCCCCCGCCACCTGAAGCTAATTTGCCGGAGCCGATGTTGGTGCGACTAGAAGCTAACGGGGTCATCCTAGTTTCTGGACAACCGACAGATAAGCAGGTTCTGGTGAATCAGATGCAAGTGTACCTGCGGGAAAATCCAAAGGCAGCTGTGGTTTTATCCGCTGATCCCAAGTTACCCTATGAACAAGTGGTGCAATTCCTGGGGGAAATGCGAGAGATTGGCGGCGATCGCGTTTCGATTGCCATCGAGTAA
- a CDS encoding biopolymer transporter ExbD → MFKDRRNVSEMPEVNLVPMMDVLMTILTFFIIISMTLTGQQAGDIKLPKSESGVNRDLPPKPLIVALNGQKQTRVYGQVLNPDQLAEQMVAYLSSNPEGTVLLKADKSLSYDDVLTVLSVMRDVGGDRVSLAIE, encoded by the coding sequence ATGTTTAAAGACCGGCGCAACGTCTCTGAGATGCCAGAGGTTAACTTGGTTCCGATGATGGATGTGTTGATGACCATCCTAACCTTCTTCATCATCATTTCGATGACGCTAACGGGGCAGCAGGCCGGTGATATTAAGCTGCCTAAGTCTGAGTCGGGCGTAAACCGAGATTTGCCACCCAAGCCATTAATCGTTGCGTTGAATGGCCAGAAACAGACACGGGTGTATGGTCAGGTTCTGAACCCTGACCAGTTAGCTGAGCAAATGGTTGCCTATTTGAGCAGCAATCCAGAAGGTACTGTTCTGCTTAAGGCCGACAAGTCATTGAGTTATGATGATGTGCTGACGGTGTTGTCGGTTATGCGCGACGTAGGCGGTGATAGGGTTTCGTTGGCGATCGAATAG